One window of Cydia strobilella chromosome 10, ilCydStro3.1, whole genome shotgun sequence genomic DNA carries:
- the LOC134744896 gene encoding uncharacterized protein LOC134744896: MLTADGAIESDVTHRVNAGWQRWRALSGVLCDTRMPIKVKGKVYKTAVRPAMMYGAECWAIKKAHEQKLHVAEMKMLRWAAGVTRLDKVKNEYIRGSYKVAPITDKVTESRLRWYGHVMRRPEDHVVRQALALPNREANRKGRPKATWWSTVTRDLERAQLTPRTTQDRRTTLD; this comes from the coding sequence ATGCTGACGGCCGATGGTGCCATTGAATCCGACGTCACTCACAGAGTCAACGCTGGCTGGCAAAGATGGAGAGCCCTCTCTGGTGTTCTTTGCGATACAAGAATGCCAATCAAAGTCAAGGGCAAAGTTTACAAAACAGCCGTGAGACCGGCAATGATGTACGGTGCTGAATGCTGGGCAATCAAAAAGGCGCACGAACAAAAATTACATGTGGcagagatgaagatgctgaggTGGGCGGCTGGAGTAACAAGACTCGATAAAGTGAAAAATGAATACATCAGAGGTAGTTACAAAGTTGCGCCCATCACAGATAAAGTCACGGAAAGTAGGCTTCGCTGGTATGGCCACGTGATGAGACGCCCCGAAGACCACGTAGTTCGGCAAGCCTTGGCATTGCCGAACAGGGAAGCAAACAGAAAAGGAAGACCTAAAGCCACGTGGTGGTCTACTGTGACCCGCGACTTGGAACGAGCCCAACTTACCCCAAGGACAACTCAGGACagacg